The DNA window tggttgaccaaagtgtgaaagtgaggtcatgagatgagaaGTCAATtgaattggtggttggtttgctgaaTTGAGGGTAAAAAGGTCGCAGTAATAATATGAGATGGTTGAGGTACAAAATACTCGAAGTGAAGTCACTAGATTAGTATTGAGATGTTCATTGGAGAACATAAAATAGTgatgttaaatatatgaatgaatttgttggtttaacaaagaagtgagggtaaagaggTTAATTATATgatgagatgattgatttgtCAAAAATGATAGTAAAATGATGTTGGTACTCTTGAGATGGTTGAGTGCAGAAGTGATGTcaataaattagtaatatgagaggttTATTAGGTAAGAAATGATATTGTTGGTTAACCGAGAAATGAGAGTAAGAAGTCGAAGAGAAAGAGGTTGGTGCtgatgaaaaaaaagttaaatgaatgtggttttatcaaatttgttatcttttttttaataataacgaAAACAAcgattaataagattaataagattaataagaGGAGTATGACGATCACTAGGTTGTCCCAACCATTGAAGCATCTTCATGTTCAAACCATAGCTGTTGACGACGAAAAGGATAATAAAGACGATGAAAACGATGATTACAAAGATGTGAGTATTGTTTATTTCAACTCTGTAaatgtgatttttatttattcttgcAACGCAAAATATTAtgcttgtttaattaaatttagaaaaataaagttgtGTTTTAGTAACTTGTTTTGGAGTacttgtatattattttttttacttttaaaataagtttaatattttaacacttaattaAGTGATAAATCAAGTAACACTCACATGGTTAAATATTGAGatcttaatttttgttttattaaataggGTTTAATTTGACATAATTTCTTATCTaaattcagaaaaaaaataaatctgactcaaaccaaacataataaaaaaaaatgcaacattgtaaaaatcaagataaaaaaGGAATTTGTTTCTAATTCAAATTATCTATCTCATCTAAAAAAcaagagattatttgaaaatgaataactTACTATAATACAAGTATAGAAAAGTAACTGCCCTAGTGGCGACACGATGACCCTCCATCCATCTTCCTCCATTTTCGGTGGGCCACTCTCAACCGCCATGGATCAATACACTACTCTAGAAACCTTCATCGCCGGCAACAACAGGTGAAAAAACCACCATTTTCTCCGATCatcaaaatctaacaaaaatgtTGTTTCCAACCCTAACAATGCCATCAAACTTCACAATCCTCACAACCGCCGCATCACTCGCCACCTCCGTCATTCTAATCCGTTCAGTCGCCGCCGATCTCATTCCATCACAAATCCAAGATTACTTCTCTTCCTCCTTCAGAAACTTCTTCAATCGCCTCTCTTCTCAACTCACCATTATCATCGAAGAGTTCGATGgtctaaccctaaatcaaatGTTCGACGCCGCCAATGTTTATGTCGGTGCAAAAGGAACAATCCTTGCTCCCCGTACGATTAAAGTctcaaagctagacaaagacGAAGAGTTATCTGTCACTCTTTACAAGAACCAAGAGATTATCGATCTGTTTCGaggtattttgtattttgtcaaATCATGAATCATGAATTATGAAATTGAATCTGAATTATCACTCTGCAGGTATTAATCTTACATGGGTCCTTCATACTTCATCAATCAGAAACATTTCTGAAagtaaaagtaataataaatcaaCTAGAACAGAGATTCGTTTCTTTGATCTCAGTTTTCATAAGAAGAACAGAGATGTAGTTCTTAAGGATTACTTACCTCATGTTCTTGAACGGGCTAAAGAGATTAAAGAGGAAAGAAAGGCAGTGAGGCTTCATACTGTGGATTACAATGGTACAGATTATTGGAGTTCGGTGGCTCTGAAACATCCGGCTAGTTTTGACACAATGATAATGGAgcaggagaagaagaagatgttgatgGAGGATCTTGATCAGTTTTTGAAGAGGAAGGATTATTATAGAAAGGTTGGAAAGGCTTGGAAACGTGGGTATTTGTTATATGGACCACCAGGGACTGGGAAATCTAGTTTGGTTGCAGCCATGgctaattatttgaaattcgaTGTTTATGATTTGGATTTGAGAGAGGTTCAATGTAATTCTGACTTGAGGAGGCTGCTGATTGGAACTGGGAACAAATCGATACTTGTTATTGAGGATATCGATTGTAATGTAGGTCTGCCTAATCGTGAAACAGGGGAACGAACTATGAATGGCGATGATGACAAGGTAACCTTTGAGTCTTGGTCTGGATTTAGATGAGAAAACGTTTAATAAACTTATGGATTTATGTCTAATTGAGTAGTTATGTTCATAAGGTTATCTCCTCTAGATTCATATATGGAGAGGAGGTACGTGACAacaaaaagtgttttcaaataaatttattgaaactcAAACTGTTGCaaaaagtgtttctaaatgCGCGGTTGAGAAAACATCTAATCTATTTAAGAGATAGTATAGAAGATTAATCGGTAACTTTGATAGAAAGCTTTTGAGTCCGGGTTTAGATGATAAAACATCAATAAATGTGGATCATAAGGTAGGTTAGTCTTTAGAGAAATGATAGAAAACCTTTTGATTATGGGTCTAGGTTtagatgaaaaaaatgttaatctTTAGTCTTTTAAGGAATGATAGAAAGTCTTTTGATTTTTGGTTTAGATGAATAAAAGTCAATGAATTTATGAATCTatctctaattaatttttgattcacaattatttcatatatattcacATTATGGATAAGATATTTCAcaaaaaaagtgtttccaaataagtttaatattgaAACTCAAACCTAGTCTCAACAAATGTTTGTAAATGTAAAGAGATAgtaaagaagataaaatcaatatatataaatgtgcataagaaaatttaaaaaggtTCGGTTAACAATGCTTGCACCGGGTAGAGTTAGTTGTTGACGTCTAAGTAACCCCATGTCACAATATCTCTCTATTTATAATACACTCTAAATGGTATATGAGCTCATCACTcaaacactatatatatatatatgcatgtatGGTTTTGTTTTACCTAGTCTCCATTGCAGATAACGTTGTCGGGGCTTTTGAATTTCATAGACGGTTTGTGGACAAGCTGTGGGGACGAGAGAATAGTTGTATTCACGACGAATCACAAGGAGCGTCTTGATCCAGCATTGTTGAGGCCGGGGCGGATGGACATTCACATTGAGATGTCTTATTGTAAGTATGGTGGGTTCAAGACTATGGCGAGTAATTACATAGGGAAAGAAGATCATCAATTGTTTGGAGTGATTGAACGGTTAATGAAGGAAGTTCAAGCCACTCCGGCAGAGATAGCTGGAGAGTTGATGAAGACCGACAAGCCCGGGCTTGCACTCGAAGGTGTCATCAAGTTCTTAGAAAACaagaaacaacaacaaaatataattagtaGTTAGACTTTTAAGATTTTTGTAATAGAAAAGAAACTCAATCAAGCGCGATTCTTATTTAAAGCACTTGTATTGAAGTGAGGGTCACCTAATCATTAGTAATAGTCCCTTATTATGTCTGACTTTGTTTAAGACATAAATTTGGAGGATTGTTGACAATGAAAGTTACCtcaaatattaatgttgttgGAAACAATTGAAATGGAAAAGCATTCAAAATGTGATTAAGTTTGTGTTAGTTTAAGAAGCAATATTGCTTTGTTTGAGTTTATTTTGTGTGATTCTAATTtctaagagttttttttaacactttttaatttctttgttaTTGAGTTTGTTGGTTACCAGACACTTATTTGGCATTGCCGACCCTGTAGTAAGCCCTCGGGCTAGGGCAATAGGGTAAGCCCTcggttaataattttaaacataaatgcTGAAGCATAATAGTTCAAGATAGAAACTTATAGTTTTTATTTGGTGCTTATGTGTTTaaatttcatcaaaaacaaacattttatcaattttttgaataagacctataacaacaacaacaaaaaaatcactttttccTATCGGGACAGGGGCAGGTCTGTTATCATGTAAGAGGCTTTCAGTTGTATCATCTCATCAATTAACATATTGTAAACTAGAAGCTTTCAATTATATTACAACACAATATTCATCACCTTTGAACTTTGTTAGAGAAGTCcatcatatattcatatttcttttcaaCAAGATAATACACAAGAACTCCGTTAAGATGAAATACCATTTCCTATTGAGTCTCGTTACCTCCTCCAAACATAACTAATCGACCCCCATATTATGAACGTTAACAAAGGCTGTGGGGAGCGATTTTTCCGGCCATATGCACCGAAGaacaatattatcttttttttttttcagaagtTAATTGGTTAGTTAGTAATTGTTAATTTAAAGGCTTAAATGTTTATAatctaaagtgagaaaaaatttaactttcatttaaaGTCTAGGGAAAAAACTTGATTTGTATCACTATAGAAGGTGAATAAATTATAACAGgctcctatatatatatatatttttttttctgaattcTCTCTAAATTCAATCAAATTTCCACATGCTGTTAGTTTACATTTCGATTTCTTTGAATTGCTCACACATCGACTAGAAAAAGAACATTTTGGATGGAATATTGTCCAATCAAATCCGATTCTTAAATTTTGTAGACACCATCATCTCAACCAAGGGCGGATCCACGTACGTGTCTATCTGGACTGTAGTCCGGGTGACCCACtgcccaaaataaaaataattcatattttaaggcccggttctctttgggttttttaaaaaacttatctaaaattaatttttcaatcaatcatttctcaacaatcacatccctcatttcattaaccaaaatactaaaatatcctctattttaaattattaatttttattttatttatatatatcaatactttttaagtctttttacccaaaataatcatcaactcctcaaaatcatcaccaatcattatttttttctatctctaggtttttttcaaaaacctgaatccgaacaaggcctaagtcCCTAACATTATAGCAAAAGGGCGGATCCATGTTATGTCTACCTAAGCTGTAGGCTGTAGCCAGAGTGGGCAgcctaaattaaaaataattcagcTTCTATTGTTTTGTTGGATCCAATTATTCTATAATCACAAGAAAACTAAAGCAACCGTGGACACTTTTACTATAGAACATAGGTAACTTCTCCTCTCCAACAATCATTCCATAAACTAATGTTCTAATTCACATTCACATGaacaaatttacaaaaataaataaaaaaatgtttaaaaaaaagttaatttcatGATTGCATACACTCATAGAATCACTAAAGAAAAATGGAACAAGATCcactaatattattttgaataaaacttGTACAATTGAGatgtttttagaaaataatattgaaattgatAAATCTCTGTTTGGAAAGTGGAATCTGATGTAACCTCTCTTCCTATGGTGGACTAGACTGTTAAAGTCCAAGAATCATCATCTTTAAAGATTCTACCAATTTCAAACCCTACTTctttagattataattttaaaaaaaaatgaatataattaaatattatttatcttattttttaaaatcaacccaagataatatcatccacatttTTGAAACATCGTAGGAAACTTCAATGGAGAGACTATGGTGGAACTTTCTGTCGGCTTCTAGAAAtttcttttcttcattcattGTATTTCATTTACACCACGTGCTCTAAAATTAAGCATGATCTAAAATAGTTACTTCTTCTATATTTGACTACCTATACTAATCTTAGTCaacttttttctttaaatttaataattattaaataatggattttactattttaactACTAATAAAACATCACttactatttatttatcattctttatttgaattacaattacaatatttgaattaatttgcATGGATTTCATCacatataataaacaaaacaaaacaaaataaaataatacctactgctataattttcattttaatatggTGTTTTTGATTCACACTCAATCTTGAAAgattagaataataaattttttaatttaaattaattagttacttttaaaagatgaataaattaattgaaaatattataatgatgaTTATAGTGGATGCCTTAACAATGAAGATTGCTAGCTATAGTACTATATATAGAATAGTGCAAGTTTGGGGCCTAGGCACATAAAGagtctttttatatatttatttatttatttattaatttattaattagttgcCAAACaaggaaaaagaataaaattggtttattataaattaaaagggTGGCGAAATTCATggtaaaaagtgaataaaaaaagCAGAAAGCTTGATTGTACTgtaatatgaagaaaaaaaaaagtaaaaaggtTCACAAGATCTACATGCACATGCTTCTATTTTGGTTGCTATGACAACTTTTCTTTCggtttgtttgatgttgattatttgacaggattttattattattgaatttttaaatttattttaagaaaaattatgttatttatgttattaattaactaaattattatagtaaaataaaaatattttaattgataaattattgtaatatcGTCCATCCTAACATAGACTAGAATTTTGTTGAGTTTTTAAAACTTGGTCaaccatgattttatttattttatttatttttattatttacattacttaattaattaattaaaatactaaaataattttatttgaaaaaatatttatcattatatattaatgtcttatttataaaaaaatacttctTCGAAATCACAAACtgctaattttttaaataaagtaccATTATTTAAATCACTTTGTGCAAACAATTCTATGACTGAAGATAACTCTCACAATATCCAGTTTTCAGATAAAAAATTTGTAAGAAATTAAATACCTCAAATTTTATTATGCTTTcataatgaatatattaataataaattaattagtggacttttttttattaatattaatattattattttaatataagaagtTAGGGTAGTTAAACAATCACaatctttatttcaaattaaaacatttaagaattaatcaatttataacTAGAGATGGATGTTAAACTTTTGGTATAAACAATCCCgacaaaattacattttttttgaaCGCTGAGTTTTGCTTCTTTTTCGGAGTACGATTAATCCCTGCGAGTTAAGCACATAGCCCACAAATTTACTCAACTAGATGAGATGAACTTGCCGTCTAAcaggctcgaacccaagacctcaGAGAGGCTGTGGACCTGGGGTATTCGCCTCCTTTTGCCGCtaggaaatattatatatataagtaatgaTAGCAGAGCGACTGGAGCAGCGACTCCCCCAGCGATTCCCTCACATGATAGCCACGTGGAAAAATAAGTCACGATGAAAAAAACCAGCACACGctctttttcaattttgatcaaatcataGCCTTGTCCTATTGAAGAATAACTCACATAAAATCTAGTTATAGATTTCTCTCTCTCTGAGAAACCCAAATCGAAGAAGACGACCGcgaagaagatgaagacgaTCGTGAAGAAATCGAAGACGAAGACAATCACAAAGAAGACGAAGACAACCGCGAAGAAGACGACCTGAATACGTTAacatgtaatatttttaa is part of the Impatiens glandulifera chromosome 1, dImpGla2.1, whole genome shotgun sequence genome and encodes:
- the LOC124912448 gene encoding AAA-ATPase At3g50940-like, with protein sequence MLFPTLTMPSNFTILTTAASLATSVILIRSVAADLIPSQIQDYFSSSFRNFFNRLSSQLTIIIEEFDGLTLNQMFDAANVYVGAKGTILAPRTIKVSKLDKDEELSVTLYKNQEIIDLFRGINLTWVLHTSSIRNISESKSNNKSTRTEIRFFDLSFHKKNRDVVLKDYLPHVLERAKEIKEERKAVRLHTVDYNGTDYWSSVALKHPASFDTMIMEQEKKKMLMEDLDQFLKRKDYYRKVGKAWKRGYLLYGPPGTGKSSLVAAMANYLKFDVYDLDLREVQCNSDLRRLLIGTGNKSILVIEDIDCNVGLPNRETGERTMNGDDDKITLSGLLNFIDGLWTSCGDERIVVFTTNHKERLDPALLRPGRMDIHIEMSYCKYGGFKTMASNYIGKEDHQLFGVIERLMKEVQATPAEIAGELMKTDKPGLALEGVIKFLENKKQQQNIISS